The Arachis ipaensis cultivar K30076 chromosome B03, Araip1.1, whole genome shotgun sequence region ACTTCCAATTAATTCATGTTGTCAAACGTTTTGTTTCACTAAGGGTATCAATAATTAAAGTAGGATATATATGATTCAAGCTACACCGTAATTCTATTCGTGAGtgtaaattatttttctaaagcCTCTCTTATCTTAGCTGCGGGTTTAACCGAAACTCCACCCACACCTAAACCTTTCCACATGACCCTATCCNNNNNNNATTATgtctatattaaaaattaaaaataacataatcatCATTAAGACTatctaaaatttcaaattttttgtaTTATTAGCAGATTGAATGCTTAGTTTGACAACATAAAATACTTGTATATAAAGGAGGGATTTAGTTCGAATCCCATCCCCTCATTATATATTAAAAGTTCAGGTAGATTGGATCGAGTTGGTATAAGTATAACATCCATAAAAAGTATttacaaatttaattaattaataaatattattattaatattaacaaataattataaattattcatatattgtcaATTATAATAACGATATATAGTATTATTTGACTAAAAAGATACgatcttttaaaaataatatatatttgaaacattatattttttattaacatattgACAATAGAAAAACCACAATCGTTTATGAATATGACAAGTTATAATTACTGTGTGCAATATATTTAAATACACTCTTGTTCACTATTTAAAATACACTAATCAAGTATATTTTAACTATAATAACTAAGTGTAGGTAATCAAATGTGCATTTTACTGTACATTCACCCACATAATATTAAAAGATTCCTTTTCAATATTTAGCACATCCACTAAGGGTCAAACCTAGATGTATCATATTAAAAGACATATAAAACATACGGGAGAGTTTTAAATGTATCGAAAATACCAGTGTTATAATTATTTTAACcgtttatttgaattataaaaaatatatataatatatattaattaaaatcaatagTTAAAATAACTGAAATACTAGTATTTTTCgatacacttaaaattttttcaaaacatATAGATTACCACCTCAACTAAGGCCTGGACCTTCTAAATTAGTGTTAGACAGCCCCAATTTCAGACTTTCAATGTATCACTACATGATTGGGAGGCCCAAATTGATGGGCTTGTTAAAGTTCCGAAGAGAATATGGAGAAACCTAAtctattaataatataataataaaaaatttattcatatattaaaattaattactaatatatttatgtataaatatatataatttaatttatttttatatatagttgATTTTAGTATACACATAAAATATTAGTATAATAATTGATGGCGGAAATAGCATGGTAGAGACTACGGCCTGAGATATGGTTTGTCAAAAAAGAGAAAGGAGGTGAATTCATGCACGTAAGTAGAGAAAAATTGGCATTGAATAATGAATGACACATAAAAGAAATTGAGGTAGACCATACACACAAAATTGAGAAGAGCTAACCGTAGGTAGAGTGAGTGACCATGGTAAAATTGCATGGAAAGATTCCCAAGTTGAAAAGCATATAAATGGCATTAATTATGTGATGATGAAAGGGTTCACATTGACAGTGTCACACACACATTAAACGAATCAAAGCAATGTTGCTTGTCAGCATACCCAATGCCATATACAATTAATGCCTTCCGTCTCTGGCCATGACTCATAGTAAGTAATAACTCATAACTCCCCACTATACAAAACTAACCCTAGCTATATAGTCTCTATACTCTATAATTTTCCACATGCATTCGGATCTCATAAGTCGGTGccataacaaaaaatatttatatagtcctatattattattattattattattattattattattgccgcTATGCAAAATTCCAAAACCCACCCTCCTCTCTCACTCTTCATTCTCCAATGAACCAAACACAACCATCTCTTCTCATTTATGACCTTCCTCATTTAAAACTCTCACCTCTCTGATGAGCAGAGAGAGTCACAGAGACAATACTTAACATAatacctctctctttctctctctttctctctctctaaaataAATGCTGTAGCAAAGGGGTGCCATTAATGAGGCTCTACAAATTGCCAGACCAATCTCATTAAATTAAACGCATGCGACCACCCCAGCCATTTAATTCCACCATTGACCTGACCCACTGCACCGCCATCCACCACCACCGCGTCAAGCTTCAAACTTCAAACCCCTCACTTCTCTCCGGCGGTTCTTCCAATGAACCATCCTTCAATCACCATCTTCCACGTGTCCCCTTTGCACTCAATTCCACCAAAAAATTAATCTTTTCTCCTACCCAGTTCCAAATTtcaccttttttttctttttctctttcatcttcTGTTGAACCTCTCCGGCGAAAGCAGTGCCTCGGGATCGCCGCATCTCAGCCGGCTCGACGAAAACCCCGCCGCGCCAGCTGCCGAGGTCAATACGGAAGACCTTAAGAACATGGGGCTAGCGATGGACTTACTCCGCCGCGACGAGCTCCCGCCACCGGCGTACCTCATGCTTGACTCCGACAACGGAAAAAACCCTCTTCGCCGGAAAAATGGTGACTTCATCCCTCTGTAGTATCTGAAAGAGAACACCCTCGGCTTCCCAATAGATCCAAACGGCGAAGGTCTCTTGCTCCAGAAACTGCTGCTGCTCCCTCCTCTCCGGTACCGCCACGGGGACGCCGTCGCCGGCTCCATTACCAACATCCTCTCCGACGCCAAGCTCCTTTCGAACCCAAACGAATAAGAACGTTTCAATAGAAAGTCCCTCCCGTTGAACCCCTCCTCCGGAACTTCCACGGTAATCTCCGGCGCCGCCGAAACCGTCGCCGTAGCATGACGATAGTCCTCCGGAGGAGGCGGAGTGTGCTCCGCCGCTATCCGGTGGAAGATGGCATCGTCGTCGAGACTTGGTCGAATCCTAGCGGCGAACATGGGAGTAAACGGCGAGGCGGCGGAGAGAACCCCGGCGCGGCAGAGAGGGCAGTTTGCGTGGGAACGAAGCCAAGCATCGATGCAATCAACATGGAAGGTGTGTGAGCAAAGAGGCAAGGTTCGAACGTAATCATCGTCTTCGAATTCGAAGAGGCAAACGGCGCAGTCGCGGCGTGAAGATGAACGGCGAGAGGAGGTGCTGTTGAGTTCGCCGGCGTATAGGGCGGCGTAAAGGGAGAAAGGGATGGTTTTGATGACGGAGTCGTCGAGGCCGTAAGGGGAGAAGGAGGAAGGTGGGATATGAGGGTCGAAGGGGGAGTCGTAGTAGTAAGGGAGGGAGTCTAGGTCGCCGGAGGAGGAAGGGAGGAAGGAATGAGTGCGGCGGCGACGGCGGAAGCGTCTTATGAGGCGGTGGAGTGGAGGAGTGAGGTGGCGGGCTATGAGACGGGAGTATGTAACGAGGAGGAAGGCGGCGGCGATGACAACAACCATTGCTATGAGGGGAGGGCTGAAGTCCACCGGAGACTTAGAAGGTGACGGTGGCGGCAGCGTTGACTTGGTGAAGGTGGCGGATGGAGATGGAGATGGAGATGGAGATGGTGTTGGAGGCCATATCCAATGATGAGAAGAAGAAGGTGGCATGATGGTGGTTGAATtaggatgatgatggtgatgNTTACTAGTTAATTATCGagtgagaaaaattaaaaaaaaaaagatttgtctCAAAATATTAATGTAAGCTAAACATATGATTTAGCATTAATTATTTATTGGATTTTGCTTAATATTATATTAGTGTTGGCAAAACTTTGATGCAAAAGATGTCACAAAAGACATTTATTTTAGAGAGAAATGATTGCGTGTGTTAATTTAGCGGTGTTGACTTTTTTGGCAGGACTTAGAAAGGTTTATGTGTGGGTTGTGGTGGTACGACACGTCATGGTTTGCTGAATTTAAGAGTTTAGAATTTAGACCCAACTGCAACTGCGCCTTCACCTTCCATCTTCTGTTCCACGCGCCATCTTTCTGCTTCTGCCATCTTAGGCGCCAAACATTCAAACATTATTATTACTTTCTTACTACTAACATTCCCATTGTATTCTACTTTCAAGTTATAAATACTCTTTTATTACATAATATTTGTAATGTTTGGGTAGTATTTTTCCTTTTAGGTTACTTCTATAATAATGCAAATTTAAAACAAACGCTATTCACTCAAATTAGTTCTTTCATATAAAGAAGTACTCTCAACTATTTCAATTAATctctatttataaattatttaatcaaataaatttaactaaattatttacCCTCACATATACTTATTTTTTTCTTTGCGCTTCTATGGTACTTTTTTTTTCGTTACTGTTGATACTTTGTTTGTTTTttcgttatttttctcttttattattatCGTTATAtcactttctctttctctttctcttctttttctttttttattagaatttttttttcttctcctaaatcattttcatcatcatcatcgtctttTTTTATACATATCGTTATTATTGTTATCATTATCGTAGAATTATTGCTATATTGATAACATTGCCTAatccaaaattgatttggatatatttttgttgataatttagttatttttttgtgTTGTTTTCAAGCTTGAGTTTGTGTGTCACaattattaagtaattttggtacatttctgagttaattaaaGTGTGTAGCAAAAATCGATGTAAAATACTAAGACATTTATGtgttattgttaagaaatttcgatatatttttattctaataagttCTGTAtcattcaaaactcttcctcttcctcctcctcatcttttgctacttcttcttcttctttttcttcatttttatcatttttttattcatctttttcttcttgttttacatgCTCAATTTTCtccttgttttactcttttaataggaataaaaacaaaaaaatcaaacaaagaagaagaaaaaacacataatgctgtaaAATTATTTGAAAGAGTATAAAACTACATTCAttcaattaaaagaaagaaagaaagaaattaaaaaaaatgcagcattaaagaaaatatttttgtgtgtCTATAGCGAAATTTCGATGTAAAAACTAAGacatttttgttttattattaaaaaatattggtGTATTTGTATTCTGATAAGTgctgtataattcaaaactcttcatcttttgctgcttcttcttcttcttcttcttctttttcctcgtcatcatcatcatctttttttttcttattcacctttttctttttattttaccttctcaagtttcttcttattttactctcttaacaataattaaaaaaattaaacaaagaagaataaaaacacataatgctgcaaaattattttgaaaaaaagatgaacttacattcattcaactaaaagaaaaaaataagaaaaaaaaaagaagaaaaaatgcagcattaaaaaaatatttttgtgtatttgtaaTAAAATTTCAGTGTAAAAACTAAGACATTTATATGTTATTATTAAGAAAtttcggtgtatttttattctaataagttctgtataattcaaaactctttctctttctcctcctcatcttttacttcttctttttcctattctttttcatcatcatcatcttctttttttttttatttatcttttctttcttgttttaccttctcaattttttttttgttttagtctcctaacaagaataaaaacaaaaaaatcaattaaagaaaaagagaaacatataatactgcaaaattacttgaaagataaTAAAcctatattcattcaactaaaaaaagaaagaaataagaaaaaaaatacagtattaaagaaaatatttttgtgctgttcggtaggtcgggt contains the following coding sequences:
- the LOC107628941 gene encoding RING-H2 finger protein ATL65, which codes for MPPSSSHHWIWPPTPSPSPSPSPSATFTKSTLPPPSPSKSPVDFSPPLIAMVVVIAAAFLLVTYSRLIARHLTPPLHRLIRRFRRRRRTHSFLPSSSGDLDSLPYYYDSPFDPHIPPSSFSPYGLDDSVIKTIPFSLYAALYAGELNSTSSRRSSSRRDCAVCLFEFEDDDYVRTLPLCSHTFHVDCIDAWLRSHANCPLCRAGVLSAASPFTPMFAARIRPSLDDDAIFHRIAAEHTPPPPEDYRHATATVSAAPEITVEVPEEGFNGRDFLLKRSYSFGFERSLASERMLVMEPATASPWRYRRGGSSSSFWSKRPSPFGSIGKPRVFSFRYYRGMKSPFFRRRGFFPLSESSMRYAGGGSSSRRSKSIASPMFLRSSVLTSAAGAAGFSSSRLRCGDPEALLSPERFNRR